A single window of Longimicrobium sp. DNA harbors:
- the truA gene encoding tRNA pseudouridine(38-40) synthase TruA, which translates to MNIPERRRIRLTIHYDGRAFHGWQVQPDQRTVQGELEVVLAKLTNGPCPVIGSGRTDRGVHATGQVAATDVPGRWTAPALRRAMNALVPDDVWIADAAEAPPYFHPRYDATTRSYVYRVGLAAEADSPFRSPWCWPLVRPVDLLAMERATERIVGEHSFKAFAKAGQEERGDRCTVTEARWAPWEGIGLEFHISANRFLHHMVRYLTGTLVDIGLGQRPPEVMDALLANEPGLETSSPAPPEGLFLTGVAYPADAGTKPPRRRGPQLVP; encoded by the coding sequence ATGAACATTCCCGAGCGGCGGCGAATCCGCCTTACGATCCACTACGACGGCCGCGCCTTTCACGGCTGGCAGGTGCAGCCCGACCAGCGCACGGTGCAGGGCGAGCTGGAGGTCGTGCTGGCCAAGCTGACCAACGGCCCCTGCCCCGTCATCGGCTCCGGGCGCACCGACCGCGGCGTGCACGCCACCGGGCAGGTGGCCGCCACCGACGTGCCGGGACGCTGGACGGCGCCCGCGCTGCGCCGCGCCATGAACGCGCTGGTTCCCGACGACGTGTGGATCGCCGACGCCGCCGAGGCGCCACCCTACTTCCATCCGCGCTACGACGCCACCACGCGGTCCTACGTCTACCGCGTGGGCCTGGCCGCCGAGGCCGATTCGCCCTTCCGCTCGCCCTGGTGCTGGCCCCTCGTGCGCCCCGTGGACCTGCTGGCGATGGAACGCGCGACGGAGCGCATCGTAGGCGAGCACTCGTTCAAAGCGTTCGCCAAGGCGGGGCAGGAAGAGCGCGGCGACCGCTGCACCGTCACCGAGGCGCGCTGGGCGCCGTGGGAGGGGATCGGGCTGGAGTTTCACATCAGCGCCAACCGCTTCCTTCACCACATGGTGCGCTACCTGACGGGGACGCTGGTGGACATCGGCCTGGGTCAGCGGCCGCCGGAGGTGATGGACGCGCTGCTGGCGAACGAGCCGGGGCTGGAAACATCGTCCCCCGCGCCTCCCGAGGGGCTGTTCCTGACCGGCGTCGCCTATCCGGCCGACGCGGGGACGAAGCCGCCGCGCAGGCGCGGGCCGCAGCTGGTGCCGTAG
- a CDS encoding carboxypeptidase M32, translating into MTDTLQTASAPEAQGQTPYDQLLREMRDIATLGSVSATLGWDQEVMMPPAAAALRGEQASLLSSLVHERRTRPELGELIARCLADAELMADPDAAANVLNLDRDYQHATRLPMALVREMAETTTLAMHTWRDARERHDFAAFAPWLEKLMVLNQRTAEHVGVPEGGELYDALLDNYEPGMRAAELDRVFGELRAGLVPLIRELGESGNRPDTSWMNIPLSVERQEAFNRSVVERMGFDFSAGRLDVSTHPFCEGAGPGDTRLTTRYDEAQFLSALHSSMHEVGHGLYEQNLPKAERFGQPLAEAASMGIHESQSRMWENLVGRGRPFWEWALPRLQAQAGSEAISALDAETVFRGLNVVEPNLIRIESDEATYNLHIMLRFDLERAMLKGDLAVRDLPGAWNERIRSDLGLTVPDDARGAMQDIHWSMGAVGYFPTYALGNLYAAQLWEAIGEAIPDLDAQLRAGEFGDLLAWLKTNVHAHGRRYTAPELCQRATGRPLSPAPLLANLRGKLRAVYGLE; encoded by the coding sequence ATGACCGATACGCTCCAGACGGCCTCCGCGCCCGAGGCCCAGGGCCAGACGCCGTACGACCAGCTGCTGCGCGAGATGCGCGACATCGCCACGCTGGGCTCCGTTTCCGCCACGCTGGGATGGGACCAGGAGGTGATGATGCCTCCCGCCGCCGCGGCCCTGCGCGGGGAGCAGGCGTCGCTCCTGTCGTCGCTGGTGCACGAGCGGCGCACCCGCCCCGAGCTGGGCGAGCTGATCGCCCGCTGCTTGGCGGACGCCGAGCTGATGGCCGACCCGGACGCGGCGGCCAACGTCCTCAACCTGGATCGCGACTACCAGCACGCGACCCGCCTGCCGATGGCGCTCGTCCGCGAGATGGCCGAGACCACCACGCTGGCGATGCACACCTGGCGCGACGCGCGGGAGCGGCACGACTTCGCGGCGTTCGCCCCCTGGCTGGAAAAGCTGATGGTGCTGAACCAGCGGACGGCCGAGCACGTGGGTGTGCCCGAGGGCGGAGAGCTGTACGACGCCTTGCTCGACAACTACGAGCCCGGAATGCGCGCCGCCGAACTGGACCGCGTGTTCGGTGAGCTGCGGGCGGGGCTGGTGCCGCTGATCCGCGAGTTGGGGGAGAGCGGCAACCGTCCCGACACGTCGTGGATGAACATCCCGCTCTCCGTCGAACGGCAGGAGGCGTTCAATCGAAGCGTCGTGGAGCGGATGGGGTTCGACTTCAGCGCCGGGCGGCTGGACGTGTCCACCCACCCGTTCTGCGAGGGCGCCGGCCCCGGCGACACGCGCCTGACCACGCGCTACGACGAGGCGCAGTTCCTGAGCGCGCTGCACTCCAGCATGCACGAGGTGGGGCACGGGCTGTACGAGCAAAACCTGCCCAAGGCCGAGCGATTCGGTCAGCCCCTGGCCGAGGCCGCCAGCATGGGCATTCACGAAAGCCAGTCCCGGATGTGGGAAAACCTGGTGGGGCGCGGCCGGCCCTTCTGGGAGTGGGCCCTGCCCCGCCTGCAGGCGCAGGCGGGGAGCGAGGCCATCTCGGCGCTGGACGCGGAGACGGTGTTCCGCGGGCTGAACGTGGTCGAGCCCAACCTGATCCGCATCGAGAGCGACGAGGCCACGTACAACCTTCACATCATGCTGCGCTTCGACCTGGAGCGCGCCATGCTCAAGGGCGACTTGGCCGTGCGCGACCTCCCCGGCGCCTGGAACGAGCGCATCCGGAGCGACCTGGGGCTGACGGTGCCCGACGACGCGCGAGGCGCCATGCAGGACATCCACTGGTCGATGGGTGCCGTGGGCTACTTTCCCACCTACGCGCTGGGCAACCTGTACGCGGCGCAGCTGTGGGAAGCCATTGGCGAGGCCATCCCGGACCTCGACGCCCAGCTCCGGGCGGGCGAGTTCGGCGATCTGCTGGCCTGGCTGAAGACGAACGTGCACGCACACGGCCGGCGCTACACCGCGCCCGAGCTCTGCCAGCGCGCCACCGGCCGCCCGCTGAGCCCCGCGCCGCTGCTGGCCAACCTGCGCGGCAAACTGCGGGCGGTGTACGGGCTGGAGTAG
- a CDS encoding GAF domain-containing protein, whose product MLFPVRLHDAVDTETVLRRLLPVLAGHKGERRVAYAEYDASRGVLVRRWTLADGGTVDEAAIEIEPARLHSLLMDDAGGDRPLRPADSAPVWVLRDLIPGLDPERAWIRVRAIAHDGALMGVLLVTETRRFSFTRKTDDGSVPAAGDVLEMALARARALRESPALLDGGAPVGLADSVVERLKESERAIADARAEVERTRERVEALERAAGGATELLMDAHVELDRRAGRHQRQTRVIFLLRKLLEQNAAGMQPRELAGEIVRTVAEAFGGGRCSLLLVHGADGEHELRLGAAVGLPPEVDADLVRIPLGSGISGQVAHTRTPLVVRDPHEGDGSALMRDDWYTTDAFVSLPLVSRGRLLGVLNLTNFRSGTVDDAELEQLRLVSLCVALLADHAGLSERLFDNAAA is encoded by the coding sequence ATGCTGTTCCCCGTTCGGCTGCACGACGCGGTCGACACCGAAACCGTCCTGCGGCGCCTGCTCCCCGTCCTGGCGGGGCACAAGGGCGAGCGCCGCGTGGCGTACGCGGAGTACGACGCCTCGCGCGGCGTGCTCGTGCGGCGCTGGACGCTGGCGGATGGGGGCACCGTGGACGAGGCGGCGATCGAGATCGAGCCCGCGCGCCTGCACTCGCTGCTGATGGACGACGCTGGCGGCGACCGCCCGCTGCGCCCGGCGGACTCGGCGCCGGTGTGGGTGCTGCGCGACCTGATCCCGGGGCTGGACCCCGAGCGCGCGTGGATCCGCGTGCGCGCCATCGCCCACGACGGGGCGCTGATGGGCGTGCTCCTGGTCACCGAAACGCGCCGGTTCAGCTTCACCCGCAAGACGGATGACGGCTCCGTTCCCGCCGCGGGCGACGTGCTGGAAATGGCGCTCGCCCGCGCCCGGGCGCTGCGCGAATCGCCGGCGCTGCTCGACGGCGGCGCGCCCGTGGGCCTGGCGGATTCCGTCGTGGAGCGGCTCAAGGAAAGCGAGCGGGCCATCGCCGACGCGCGCGCCGAGGTGGAGCGCACCCGCGAACGGGTAGAGGCGCTGGAGCGCGCGGCGGGCGGCGCCACCGAGCTGCTGATGGACGCCCACGTGGAGCTGGACCGGCGCGCGGGCCGCCACCAGCGCCAGACGCGCGTCATCTTTTTGCTGCGCAAGCTGCTGGAGCAGAACGCCGCGGGGATGCAGCCCCGTGAGCTGGCCGGGGAGATCGTCCGCACCGTGGCCGAGGCGTTCGGCGGGGGGCGCTGCTCGCTGCTGCTGGTGCACGGCGCGGACGGCGAGCACGAGCTTCGGCTGGGCGCCGCGGTGGGGCTGCCCCCCGAGGTGGACGCCGACCTCGTGCGGATTCCGCTGGGCTCCGGCATTTCCGGACAGGTGGCGCACACGCGCACCCCGCTCGTCGTGCGCGACCCGCACGAGGGCGACGGGTCGGCGCTGATGCGCGACGACTGGTACACCACCGACGCCTTCGTGTCGCTGCCGCTGGTTTCGCGCGGGCGGCTGCTGGGCGTGCTGAACCTCACCAATTTTCGCTCCGGCACCGTCGACGACGCCGAACTGGAGCAGCTTCGGCTGGTTTCGCTGTGCGTCGCGCTTCTCGCCGACCACGCGGGCCTTTCGGAGCGGCTGTTCGACAACGCCGCCGCCTGA
- the purB gene encoding adenylosuccinate lyase, translated as MSIDRYSNPLTERYASAEMSYIFSPKFKFGTWRRLWLALAEAERELGLPIPDEAVAAIRAHLDDFDLKRAAELERQLRHDVMAHVHHLGEQAPEARAIIHLGATSAYVGDNTDLIQHREALRLVARRIVATVAALSGFARRYRDLPTLGFTHFQPAQPTTVGKRATLWIQDLLLDLEEVEFRIQTLRFHGSRGTTGTQASFVDLFEGDGEKAERLTRLIAEKMGFEQVYGVGGQTYPRKVDYGCLSTLSGVAQSASKFANDVRLLSHLKEVEEPFEEQQIGSSAMPYKRNPMRCERINALARHAIALVIDPAFTAASQWFERTLDDSANKRIAVPEGYLSVDAVLLLMHNVASGMVVYPEMIRRRLMEELPFMATENLMMRAAKRGGDRQDLHERVRVHSIEAGRQVKQHGLPNDLMDRIAADAAFGVSREELEEDLRPELYVGRAPAQVDEFLNEWVAPVLARYPDAVGEAAPELKV; from the coding sequence ATGTCGATCGACCGATATTCCAATCCGCTGACCGAGCGATACGCCTCGGCGGAGATGTCGTACATCTTTTCGCCGAAGTTCAAATTCGGCACGTGGCGGCGGCTGTGGCTGGCGCTCGCCGAGGCCGAACGCGAGCTGGGGCTGCCGATTCCGGACGAGGCGGTCGCGGCCATCCGCGCGCACCTGGACGACTTCGACCTGAAGCGCGCGGCCGAGTTGGAGCGCCAGCTTCGCCACGACGTGATGGCGCACGTGCACCACCTGGGCGAGCAGGCGCCCGAGGCACGCGCCATCATCCACCTGGGCGCCACCAGCGCGTACGTCGGCGACAACACCGACCTCATCCAGCACCGCGAGGCGCTGAGGCTGGTCGCCCGGCGCATCGTCGCCACCGTCGCGGCCCTTTCCGGGTTCGCGCGGCGCTACCGCGACCTGCCCACGCTGGGGTTCACCCACTTTCAGCCGGCGCAGCCCACTACGGTCGGCAAGCGCGCGACGCTGTGGATCCAGGACCTGCTGCTGGACCTGGAAGAGGTGGAGTTCCGCATCCAGACGCTCCGGTTCCACGGCTCGCGCGGGACCACGGGCACGCAGGCCAGCTTCGTGGACCTGTTCGAGGGAGACGGGGAGAAGGCGGAACGGCTGACGCGGCTGATCGCCGAAAAGATGGGCTTCGAGCAGGTGTACGGCGTCGGCGGGCAGACGTATCCGCGCAAGGTGGACTACGGCTGCCTTTCGACGCTCTCGGGCGTGGCGCAGTCGGCGTCGAAGTTCGCCAACGACGTGCGCCTGCTCTCGCACCTGAAGGAGGTGGAGGAGCCGTTCGAGGAGCAGCAGATCGGTTCGTCGGCCATGCCGTACAAGCGCAATCCCATGCGCTGCGAACGGATCAACGCGCTGGCCCGTCACGCCATTGCGCTGGTGATCGACCCTGCGTTCACCGCCGCCAGCCAGTGGTTCGAGCGCACCCTGGACGACTCGGCCAACAAGCGCATCGCGGTTCCGGAGGGGTATCTCTCGGTGGACGCCGTGCTGCTGCTGATGCACAACGTGGCGTCGGGGATGGTCGTCTATCCGGAGATGATCCGGCGGCGGCTAATGGAGGAACTTCCCTTCATGGCCACGGAAAACCTGATGATGCGCGCCGCCAAGCGCGGCGGCGACCGCCAGGACCTGCACGAGCGGGTGCGCGTGCACAGCATCGAGGCGGGGCGCCAGGTGAAGCAGCACGGCCTCCCGAACGACCTGATGGACCGGATCGCGGCGGATGCGGCGTTCGGCGTTTCGCGCGAGGAGTTGGAAGAGGACCTGCGCCCGGAGCTGTACGTGGGCCGCGCGCCCGCCCAGGTGGACGAGTTCCTGAACGAGTGGGTCGCCCCCGTCCTCGCCCGCTACCCCGACGCCGTCGGCGAGGCCGCTCCCGAGCTTAAGGTGTAG
- a CDS encoding VOC family protein, which produces MQTIGAATFVVRDYDEAIAFFTTVLGFELVEDTALGAGKRWVVVRPRGSTGAGLLLARAATPEQEARVGDQTGGRVAWFLHTDDFWCDHRAFTERGVRFIEPPREESYGTVAVFQDLYGNLWDLLELRREPT; this is translated from the coding sequence ATGCAGACGATCGGCGCGGCGACCTTCGTCGTGCGCGACTACGACGAGGCCATCGCGTTCTTCACCACCGTGCTCGGGTTCGAGCTGGTGGAGGACACCGCGCTCGGCGCGGGGAAGCGCTGGGTGGTCGTGCGTCCCCGGGGGTCCACCGGGGCCGGGCTGCTGCTCGCGCGCGCCGCCACCCCCGAGCAGGAGGCTCGCGTGGGTGACCAGACCGGCGGGCGCGTCGCCTGGTTCCTGCACACGGACGACTTTTGGTGCGACCACCGCGCGTTCACGGAGCGCGGCGTGCGCTTCATCGAGCCGCCGCGCGAGGAAAGCTACGGAACCGTGGCCGTGTTCCAGGACCTGTACGGCAACCTGTGGGACCTGCTGGAGCTACGGCGCGAGCCGACCTGA